In Triticum aestivum cultivar Chinese Spring chromosome 5B, IWGSC CS RefSeq v2.1, whole genome shotgun sequence, the following proteins share a genomic window:
- the LOC123112301 gene encoding cyclase-like protein 3 — protein MPRERSNWSQMAPPLLLLLLPLAAATAPCAHPAYPSQPASCPAEPVLAPERRETHGGGRILDITHYYREDMPSWESGAGVGQFLWLPASMRNGSLANNSEMRMPTHTGTHVDAPGHVFQHYFDAGFDVDTLDLDVLNGPALLVDVPRDENITAKTMESLHIPKGVQRVLFRTLNTDRNLMWKKEFDTSYVGFMKDGAQWLVDNTDIKLVGIDYLSVAAFDDLIPSHLVFLENRDIILVEGLKLENVIPGIYSLHCLPLRLRGAEGSPIRCILIK, from the exons ACTGGTCCCAAatggcgcctcccctcctcctcctcctcctccctctcgccgccgccaccgcaccgtGCGCGCATCCGGCCTACCCGAGCCAGCCGGCGTCGTGCCCGGCGGAGCCCGTGCTGGCGCCGGAGCGCCGGGAGACGCACGGCGGGGGCCGCATCCTGGACATCACCCACTACTACCGGGAGGACATGCCCTCGTGGGAGTCCGGCGCCGGGGTGGGCCAGTTCCTGTGGCTGCCCGCCTCCATGCGCAACGGCTCCCTCGCCAACAACTCCGAGATGCGGATGCCCACCCACACCGGCACCCACGTCGACGCCCCCGGCCACGTCTTCCAGCACTACTTCGACGCTGGCTTCGACGTCGACACCCTCGACCTCGACGTCCTCAACG GTCCTGCACTGCTGGTTGATGTTCCAAGGGATGAAAATATTACTG CTAAAACGATGGAATCTTTGCATATTCCTAAAGGAGTTCAACGGGTACTTTTTAGAACGTTAAACACTGACAG GAACCTAATGTGGAAGAAAGAGTTTGACACAAGCTATGTGGGTTTTATGAAAGATGGTGCCCAATGGTTGGTAGACAACACGGATATTAAGCTTGTCG GAATAGACTATTTGTCCGTTGCAGCTTTCGATGACTTGATCCCTTCGCATTTAGTTTTTCTCGAAAACCGG GATATCATTCTTGTGGAGGGCCTCAAACTGGAGAATGTCATACCTGGGATATACTCGTTGCATTGCCTGCCACTTCGGTTGCGTGGAGCGGAAGGTTCGCCGATCAGATGCATCCTTATAAAGTGA